A genome region from Chelonia mydas isolate rCheMyd1 chromosome 24, rCheMyd1.pri.v2, whole genome shotgun sequence includes the following:
- the ETHE1 gene encoding persulfide dioxygenase ETHE1, mitochondrial: MTLRLHCTCRAQGQGLLFRQLFEPVSCTYTYLLADLKTKEAVLIDPVLETAKRDAKLVKELGLNLLYAANTHCHADHITGTGLLKTMLPGCRSVISQDSGALADILLREGHALEFGAFALEARSTPGHTDGCLTYVLSDRTMAFTGDALLIRGCGRTDFQQGSPETLYRSVHEKIFTLPGDCLIYPAHDYTGQTVSTVEEERTLNPRLTQSCEAFVRLMNSLNLPQPKQIDIAVPANLKCGIQDVET, translated from the exons ATGACCCTGAGACTGCATTGTACCTGccgtgcccagggccaggggctgctcttccGGCAG CTCTTTGAGCCCGTGAGCTGCACCTACACCTACCTGCTCGCGGATCTGAAGACCAAGGAGGCGGTTCTGATCGACCCGGTTCTGGAGACGGCCAAGCGGGACGCGAAGCTGGTGAAGGAGCTGGGCCTCAATTTACTGTACGCAG CCAACACCCACTGCCACGCAGACCACATCACGGGCACCGGGCTGCTGAAGACGATGCTCCCAGGCTGCCGCAGTGTGATCTCCCAGGACAGCGGGGCCTTGGCCGACATCCTCCTCCGCGAGGGCCACGCCCTGGAATTCGGGGCCTTC GCCCTGGAAGCCCGCTCCACCCCCGGACACACGGACGGCTGCCTGACCTACGTGCTCAGTGACAGGACCATGGCCTTCACCGGGGATGCCCTGCTGATCCGGGGCTGCGGCCGCACCGACTTCCAGCAGG GCTCCCCGGAGACCCTGTACCGCTCCGTGCACGAGAAAATCTTCACGCTCCCCGGAGACTGTCTGATCTACCCCGCCCACGACTACACGG GCCAGACGGTGTCCacggtggaggaggagaggaccCTGAATCCCCGACTGACCCAGAGCTGCGAGGCCTTTGTCCGGCTGATGAACAGCTTGAATCTTCCTCAACCCAAACAAATTG ATATCGCTGTCCCAGCAAACCTGAAGTGCGGGATCCAGGATGTGGAGACTTAG